The following DNA comes from Cenarchaeum symbiont of Oopsacas minuta.
CAGCTTTACCCATATTTGAGATCACCTGCCTTCCTTGTTCCATACGCTCTATTGCTTCATGCTTGCGTGAAGCAGTATCTTGCATTGCCACATCTATCTCTTTAATTCTAGATTCAATATAGTTTATGGCAGAACCATGTTCTTTTTCCACTGCAATACCAGCACCGATATTTACTATGAGTTTCGCATTTGGATATATCTCTGTTCTAGCAAATGCACCTAGTCCGAGTGGAACAAGTGATTTAACAGGCGTTGTACCCTCTAGGGATTTTATAGATTGGGTCGCAGCTATGGCTTCACGCAGTACTGCCTCAAGACTAGATTCACGCCTGTTCAATTCTGTAATATGGCTTTCTAACATCTGCATCTCGTATAGTAACTGCTGGGTTTGCTCCTGACTCATACAGTATGTAGTCTTTGTGATTATAAATTCATTTCACAAGCAATATTTTAAAAAAACCATAAATATGAAAAATAAAAAAATTAGTTTGCCTTTGAGAGCCTAGAGTCTATTTCATCCCAGTTTATGACGTTCCACCATGCAGCGATATAATCTGGACGTTTGTTTTGGTATTTGAGATAGTATGCGTGTTCCCATACGTCACATCCTAGTAATGGCACTAATCCATTTGTTCTTGGACTTGTCTGATTTGGCATCTGTGTATATTCGACCTTTGATGTAGACTTGTTGTATACTAGCCAACCCCATCCGCTACCTTGTATTACAGCAGTTGTA
Coding sequences within:
- a CDS encoding prefoldin alpha subunit, whose protein sequence is MSQEQTQQLLYEMQMLESHITELNRRESSLEAVLREAIAATQSIKSLEGTTPVKSLVPLGLGAFARTEIYPNAKLIVNIGAGIAVEKEHGSAINYIESRIKEIDVAMQDTASRKHEAIERMEQGRQVISNMGKAAAKPSAKTNV